AACCACCAATCAGTCAAcaatgtttttctctcacatcacttCAACACCAGCCTCCAACCACCAACCagtcaatagtatttttctctcacgtcACTCCAGCACCGGCCACGAGCGAATACAGTGAAGTGCATCACTCGCTCGCGCTCTCCGCGTCAGCACAGCAAGGCCAGCGGACGGACGGTGTGCCCACAGCCCACGCACGCCGACTTACTAAGCTGGGCCAAACCCGAAACTCCCCGATGCAGCCCAACCGCAGATAGTACAGGGCCGGGCCAACAACGGACGACGACCGGAGAATACAGCCCAGCTCGGTCTCTCGGCAGCAGCCTGGATCAACCAAATTTGGCGGCCCAAATCCAACTTGGCCCTCCTCTCAAATCATGGATTGGAGCCTGCTCTGCTGTGGAGGAGGAGCCGCGCGATTAATTAATCCCCGACGGAGTAGGAGATAGGAGATAGGATTGCATTGGAAACAGCAAGGGCAATTGCATAATGTAGTTGTGCCGCTTCGGCATCAGTCTCCCCGAAGAAGTATCAGATTTCGGTGCATCACGGTCAGTTTTGACCCATCACAGTTCGACAACTAATGTGGCGCGACGCGTCGACAGATTGACTGCAGCAAGTCGTCGCCTTTAGAACTTTGAATGATTGCACGCGTTTTGCAGCTAGCCATCGCGTCACGACGACTCTCAGCCCCGTTCCATACGGCGCGGCGAGTTTTCTAACAAGAAACATTTTTAAAGGGCATTTTCTTCTTGCCAAAGACTGCTAGCTCACACTACATTACTACCTGAAACCCACGAGCAGCATCCCGCATCGCAAGATGATGTTGTTCTCCTCTACCCGTTCCACAGAAGCAATGATCAGTGTGCTAGCGTTCCTGCTGTTCATACTGACAACAGCAGTGTCGGCGGCAGCTCCAGTGGCGTTGCCCGGGTGCCCGGAGACCTGCGGCAACATCACCGTCCCCTACCCGTTCGGCACCCGCCCCGGCTGCTTCCGTGAAGGCTTCAATCTCACATGCGAGGAGACGCCGGGCCGGCGACCGAAGCTCCTGGTGGGCGACGGCGTGGAGGTATTCGGCATCTCTCTGCCGGAGGGCACGCTCCGTGTCCACAGCAAGATGCTGGGATTCCAGCTCCCGACCTTCATACAGCTCAACGCCTCGTGGTCCGCGGACCTGATGGCCACGGGGCGGCGCCTGGTCGTGTCGACCAGGCACAACCGGTTCGCGGCCATGGGGTGCAACCTCCTCGCCAGCCTCGTCGTCGACCCGGACGCCGCCTCCGATTCGACCCGGACGCCGCCTCCGATTCGGCCACCAGCTACGTCAGCGTCTGCGCAGCGCTCTGCGCAGACGACTTCGAGGCGGGCGACACCTCGTGCTCCGGCATCGGCTGCTGCCAGACGCCCATCGCCTTGGGCCTCCCGTCGTACAGGGTCCAGCTCATTAGCGAAATGACTGTCGAGACTCGCAGCACGATCCCAGCGTCCGGAGTCGGACTCGCAGCGCTGTTCATCGCTGACCAGGAATGGTTCAGCAGAAAGGGATCCCTTTCTGCAGCTGGACTACTTCGGCGATCGACAGAGAACCATCGACACGGAGGTGATTCCGACGGTGCTGGAGTGGTGGCTGGATTCGAACCGTGACCGGGATATGTTCCGGTGGGGATTGGATGGCGATAGCGGCAGATGCCTAAGCCCGAATAGCATCATACTTCATGGCGCCGCGCGTTTATGGAAGTAATTTCGGGAGGGCACGGTGCAATTGTTCCGAAGGATTCGAGGGCAATCCTTACATCACCAATGGATGCCAAGGTACTCCCGACTAAATTCacttttttcttccttgtatttAATCAACACGCCTGAGAGCAACTCTAGCAGACCCCTATTACGGCTCCTACTACAAATTTAGAGGGTGGAGTCCAAAAAACCAACTTTAACAGTCCTTTATTTGGACGCCTAAAATGAGGAGGCCTCCAAATCTCCCCCTCCACCTCTAGACCCGGGGGTCTATAGGGAGTCTCACATCTGTGGGCCACATCCAACtgcctctcttcctccctccaAGCGCGTGCTCCGGTCACTGCCCTTGCCTCCGAGCTTGCTTGTGCATgcgcgctgcccgccgccgccgccttcgcacATGCCTCCgcacgcgccggccgccgcatccGCGCGTGCCTGGCATTgggccggccgctgccgccgcatccgcgcgtgcgtgcgcgcaccggccaccgccgccgccgcatccacaCATGCCTGCGCGCCCGCTGCTtctgctgccaccgccgcccctcctcctccgcgcgacCGCACATGCCCGCCGCCccgagccgtgccgtgccgccccaTGGGCCGCCTGCCGCCCGAACTCGCCGTCCTCTGTGCCGCCCCCATCCTAGGATTGGATCGAGCAGGGTAGAGggaaagaggaggaagaaaggagcgggagagagagagagcgcgcgcgggaaggtcccacttgtcatgaaagaaaagaaaatagacactgacgtgtgggtcccATTTGTTATAGTAAAAGAAGGAGCTACAAGGACTATTGCTGGAGTTAAACACAAAATCATAGCTCTAGAAAGTTAGACCCAGCCTCTACTTAAGAAAATAGGGGCCTGATATAGGGACTATTTCTGGAGATGCTCCGACACGCATTCGTGGACCTGCATGTAGAGAGTGGTAACGGAACGGATCATGGTCTAATGCTCTTTTCACAATCCAACTTAGCAATATTTTTAACtcaaattgtataagattagagtctGAATCTTTTGGAGCTGGctcttagattatctaggcTAAAAATTAAGCCCTCTTACCACCCCTACCTGCATTCTTAGGGGCTTTATGGCAGTTTTAGGAAACTTTTTGCTTATCGTGTAGCTCCGACTATAACAACAAATGTCATCTTGGTAAACCACTGCACTGATATGAATCCTGTCTCTTCCCGACGAGCGACAACCAACACGATCGATCGGAGTTGCCATTGGAGCACTCAACGTTTTCCTGAAATCCTCGTCCTTTTGATCTCAGTTACTTTACACCTTTACAGATATCGACGAGTGCCAGCATCCAGATCTTTACCCATGCCATGGAACCTGTATCAATTTGCCAGGGACATACCGGTGCTCATCAAAGAAAAACATCAGCAGCCTTCCAGGTAAATAAGTGATATGCGTATAATCTCCCACGCACATTTTTTTCAGTTTCGCAATCAGTTTCTTTTGGTGCCATTGTAGTGTACGCCATTTGAATTACAAGTATATGTATGATTATGTCACTAGCTATGATTATGTACCAATCGAGTAATCAGTCAAAGCCTTGTTCTAGTGTATTTAATCGGAGGGAGTATCATTTACCATCTAGATAAAACTAAtgtcaaaaaaggaaaaaaaatgaaaacatgtacaagaatgcaatgTCTTTAGGAAGCAAAACCTCATGTCCGACACAAAAGTAAATCCCTTGAACACTTCTGCCATGGTGCAATCCAAGTGTGTTGAAAATTTGAGCTGGTTTCTGCAGGTTTAATTACAATAATAGCGATAAGTGCTGGTTTTGGCCTACTGTTTTCTGTTCTGGGTGTTGCCAAAATCGCCAATAAGTTCAAGCAACGAAGGGTCAAAAAGTTGAGACAAAAgtttttcaagaaaaatcatGGATTGCTTCTCCAACAATTAATATCGTCAAATAAAGATATAGCTGAAAGGACAAAGATTTTCAGCTTGGAGGAACTAGACCAAGCAACCAACAAATTTGATCAGAATCTTATCATTGGTGGTGGAGGCCATGGCACAGTCTACAAAGGCATATTATCTGATCAACATGTCGTGGCCATCAAGAAGTCTAAAATTGTGGTTCAAAGTGAAATTAATCAGTTCATTAATGAGGTTGTTATACTTTCACAGACTAATCATAGAAATGTGGTGAAGCTCTTCGGTTGTTGCCTCGAGACAGAAGTTCCTTTACTGGTATATGAGTTTATATCAAATGGAACTTTGTCATATCATCTTCATGGACAAAGTGAAAATTCTTTGTCATGGAAAGATAGACTACGAATTGCATTGGAAACTGCAAGGGCAATTGCATACCTACACTGTGCTGCTTCAATATCAGTCTTCCATAGAGATATCAAATCTGCAAATATACTACTTACTGATACTTCAATAGCAAAGGTTTCAGATTTTGGAGCTTCAAGGTCAATATCGATAGATGAGACAGGAGTACATACAGCTATACAGGGAACTCATGGCTACCTTGATCCTGAATACTATTACACTAGTCGACTCACGGAGAAGAGCGATGTTTATAGCTTTGGTGTCATATTAGCAGAACTGTTAACGAGGATCACACCCGTTTTCTCTTCTCAGTCAACAGAAAGCATGAGCCTAGCATCATACTTTGTGTCGTTGATAAGAGACAATCGCTTGTCAGATATTCTAGATTTACAAATTGTCGAAGAGGGAGGGACCACAGATGCCGAGGTGGTTGCAAAGCTTGCGGAGGCATGCTTAAGCTTAAAAGGTGTAGACAGGCCTACAATGAGGCAAGTGGAGACAGCACTTGAAGATGTGCAAAACTCAAAAGTCCACAATTCTCATATCAAAAGTGTGACTCAGAATGTTACTACAAAAAATCAATCGTACAATGGAAACAAAGGCAGTGAAGGAACTAGACTATACAGCTTGGAGAAAGAGTTCATTCAATCATCCGAAATTCCAAGATGATTCTGCTTCTTATTCGTCAGTTTTGAGTGCCATGTTGCAATCCGGTTCTTCTGATCTTCTCTATCAATACATTATACCTGCTCGGCAGTGTAGTACAGCCGACCACCTAAAAAAATATTGCAAACTGGTTGCCGTACACCCATGTGCATCTGCATAGTTGGTCGATGTAGAACAAAGAATTTACTAGTAAACAAATTCAGCTATAACCTACACTGTTAAAACATATAGCAGTACTTAACACTGCAACAGAAAAATTATGTAAGCACTAATATTTTGCTGTCATATTTTTCTCATGTAGACAGCTAATGACGGGTATCCATGAATGTACATATTCTCAATTCTTCATCACATTCCAGCGCTAAATTTACACCCCACATTGATCTGAAGAATTGTGAAAATTACATACAAACATATTATGAAATACTTTGATGGAGGCACTACTTTCTGTAATGGAAAATCTTGCACTAACAACTTTAGCAGTGCAATTCCGAAATGGATCATTGGATGAGCTCAATGATAATTCAGTACCACTCTAGGGCTTTGTCATCTTGGCAAGTGCAGAAAGTGAAGTAACTGCCTCCCCAGTGGTCAAATACAGGCAATCCGACCTGAAATGGTTTTGAGCAACATTTGCTCGCTGTATTTTCTCCATGACCTCTCCGGTTGGATTCACTAGAACAAGCTGCAAGgaataataaaaaaagaagTTACTTCGCCGTACAAATTTGCTTGCATCTTGTGTGAGAGAAATTGAACTTTCAGATCTGATGAGCATACTTCCAGATCACGTTTCTCTATTGATTTCTTTATGTCAATGAGGAACGCAATGCCACTTGTGTCAATTGCAGGAACAGCTGAAAAATAATTTGTATTTTATGTTAGTGAATGGAACTTCAAATAATAAATTATTACGAATAAGAGGCAACTGATTTGGACATGATTTCCAAAACATTACAGCCCTtacattttctttctttcagtAGGGAACTAACTTAAATTACTGTTTGGTAGCTAGCACTTGGCAACTAGTTAATCAGATTTTTCGCGTGACGACAAGCTAATACAGAACTATATATAGTTGTTGtcctttttgaaaaataaagaaaaaaaattcaaaaaagaaTTTCAGCGAACATTCCAGATAGTCTAGTGAGTTTTTTTAATCTTATTCACAGACCTGACAGATCCAAGATTACAACATGGAGTTCAGTTTGTTTGTTCTGCGTGGAAttttcttcctctatccatcttTTAATCCTGCAAATGGAAATATCAGATAGATATTTGTCAAATAGTTCACCATGTTTGTCATATGTAAACGAAATGCTAGAATACACAATAGATTGTAAAGTTGTATATACCTTTCGTTAAGGTAGTTGGAGTTAGCGAAGTTTATCGGTGCTTCAATTGCCAAGATTAAGATCCCAGGAACTCTTTGAGCCTCCTTGTACTGATGCAGGTCCCGGTAAATATCAGTTCCCATAATTTTCCCTTGAACTGTCATCTTTGGTCTTGTGATTTGCATTAATACCCTAAATACCGAAAGGCCAACCTGAACATTTGGGGGAAAAGGTGCAACTATTAACTACAGAGCAATTTAAACGGCAGCAGACTCGAACAATATAATTAGGAACTAGGGTTCCCAAATGCCAAGAACAATGTGTAGTTTACCGCTATTGCAAGGCCTTCTTGGACCGAGATGAAGATGACGCCGGCGAATGCACAAACACACACGAGAAAATCCATCTTGTCCATCCTCCAGATTTGGTATACAGCAGGGAAGTCGATCAGGCCGATGACGGCAGCGATGATGATTGCTCCAAGGACAACGTTTGGCGTGTAAACGAACAATGGCATCAGGAACAGCAGTGTAACCATCACAGTTAGTGCCATGACCACATTCGACATGGCAGTCTTGCAGCCGGCATTGTGGTTTACAGCAGAGCGGGAGAATGCTCCTGTTCAAAAGTAAGAGGATTAAGCTAGTGACCATCACAGTTAGGACTTCGCGAGGAGTATATATAAGCAAATATTGGAAATTATTTGGGCCCAAAAACTGTACCTGTTGTTACATAGCAGGATGTACATGAGCCCACAACGTTCATCAACCCTATAGCCATCATCTCTTTGTTTCCATCTACTTGGTAGTCCTTCAGGGAAGCAAATGTTCTACCAACTGCAATTCCTTCCTGGTGTGGTGAAATAAAATCGAGCATCGCATTAGTAGTGGAACAGTAATATTTAGATCCAACATTTGAAACAACAGATGTCATGCACGAAATCAAGACGGAAGTTCAAGTTAGAAGGTTGGCCTGTGGAGGACCAGAGCTATCCTTGTTTACTTATGTTATTTTTCTTGACTAGTCTGCGGATTTCGGAACCGAGTGTTTTTATGTTTTATGTAATATTGGACTTGTAGAACTTTGTTACTGCTCCTCTCCTCTTAAATGACAATGCAGTGCTCCTGCAactttcttaaaaaaaacaacATTATGGAATCATACCGTAAGGGAGAGGATCCCGGTGATAAGGCCAGTCTTCATGGTTAGGCCTAAATATGTGGGGTCAAAGAGTAGCTTGTCCCATGAGGGGCGGTTCAGACCACACTTGAGCTGGCCAATCTGCGATGGAAAAGATTCAGAAATATCTTGATTGTCAGATAGTTGCAAACTTAAGTAGAAAGGAAACAAAATCCTTttcgctcttttttttttgcccttaCAATGCTTATGCCATGATTCTGAGCTTTGAAGAGGAAAACGAGCAGGGTGGAGATGATGACAGATGCCAGGGGCGCGCATGCTGAAACCCAGAAAAGTTTTGGCCATCTCATGCTCTGCATGCAGCGACAATAGGGAGAATATGTATTACGGCAGATGTATTGATCAAAATTTTTTAATTGTGATCCTGAAATGAACTTTTATCTGACACGACAGTCATTTCAGAACAGCCAACAGGCAGCGATGTCACCTGTGCATATTCCCTAACAAAGTTCGAAGCTTGCAGAAAGGATATTTAGCAGTTAGGGCTTGTTTGGttggaggcctgagccaggcaGCTGCTCCCAGGCAGCAATCTGAACCCCAGGCTGATGAAATCGACggcctgaaggtgctgcctggcCCAGGCAGCAAACGGCAAGCTCAAACCAAACATGCCCTTAAAACCTGAGTAATGTGAAAGCCCTTTTGCGTTAAATTTTGGATAAACATATTTGTAGCACATTTTCAcacattataaaaaaaaactctacccgGGGGTGTGAAACGTACCCCACCGTTTTTTTATTAAGAGGAAGCCTAACCGGGTagagaaaccccccgaaccctggccaatgcccgagagggccaagccttgcggcgagcacagtgagaggggtttttttttctcccagcagcctgaaattcgcttctgatgagattcgaactcaggacctgctGGGAGCGCGACGCTACCAGGCCGGGCTAGCCATCTCAACCGCCCGGCCTTTCGCTTTCACACATTATAAGTTGGACTGGATACGTGCAGAACGTTGTTCGAAACAACGTTCTGCACGTATCCAGTCCAACTTCACATTGTTGTATCCAGGCACAGTATGTCGGAATGCAGGGAGGGACCAATTAATCATGGAGTATAGTCAATAGCAATGACAAATCAATGTGGCCTTGAGAGGCACAAAACTAGCCTCTAGCAAAGGGCAGAGCACTAGATTTTTGGGGGGGCCTGCCTCCTCCTGACAACATGCACCTAATTCTATATTCAGCTACCTGTGGGCTCTATTAATAATTCCAGCAAAGCAGGATCAATTCTTCGGTCATCAAAAAGATATTTGGTTTACCGTGAAATGGCAAGTTCTcggaaaaaatatatatgtttgGTTTACCGGCGTCATGAGGCTCTATTATTAGCAGAGTATGGGTCCACCAACAGCACGACAACTCCTCTGCTCCAACCAAACGGGTTCTCTCAGCTACAAGGGCCCACCAGCTGAGAATCTCCACTCACTTTCCTGGTTCTGAACGCAAAGTTATGAATTTTCTTTACCATACAAATGCATCTGCTGCTGGTAGGACCCAGCAGCAAGATTCCGTGGACCAAAGCTGCAAAATGACATGCAGATCCTTCCATGCGCCGTCGGGCCGATGCAGACCGATCATTTCGTCCATGACTAATTCACCAGCATGCATTTCAGCATTGGCAAATTGGCAATTGCATGCATTATTTATCTTCCTGGACAGGCCCCTGGCCCTGGCTGGCACTACCCATTGTTCCCAGATGCATGCCATGGGGTACCATACCGGCCGTGAAGAGAATCTAGGCATCTAGCTAGCACGGCTCAAGCCTCAAGCTGTAGCTGTTAGCTCTAGCTATCAGACGAGTACACGACACaaacggcggcgagcagcgccaCGTAGTCACGTACACGCATAGATACGATACCAGTAGACGACAGGAGTCAACGGGAGGTACACGACAAGCTAAGACGAAGAGATGGGCCGCGTATGTTTACGTACCACATGCCTGGCCGCGAGCAGGAACACCAGGAAGCACACGCCCATGAGAATCGTCTGCCACGACCACTGCGACGACCATGCATGGATGGAGACACATACAACAACAAATAATTAGCACACCTTTGCATGCGTGTACATATATACGCGCGCTGGCTTGTATTGTACTCGTACGTATACCTCCTTGGTGTGGTGGAAGACGGAGGCCATGAC
This sequence is a window from Panicum virgatum strain AP13 chromosome 7K, P.virgatum_v5, whole genome shotgun sequence. Protein-coding genes within it:
- the LOC120642004 gene encoding probable sulfate transporter 3.3; this translates as MVGMRGAYGGGGYSNGNESRPLGAAAAAPMTTSTEIASMAVHKVAPPPPQSTASKMKARVKETFFPDDPFRGFKGQPLGTQWLMAVKYLFPILDWLPGYSLSLFKSDLISGLTIASLAIPQGISYAKLASLPPIIGLYSSFVPPMVYAVLGSSRDLAVGPVSIASLVMGSMLRDAVSPSGEPLLFLQLAFTSTLFAGVVQASLGILRLGFIIDFLSRATLVGFMAGAAIIVSLQQLKALLGITHFTTQMGLVPVMASVFHHTKEWSWQTILMGVCFLVFLLAARHVSMRWPKLFWVSACAPLASVIISTLLVFLFKAQNHGISIIGQLKCGLNRPSWDKLLFDPTYLGLTMKTGLITGILSLTEGIAVGRTFASLKDYQVDGNKEMMAIGLMNVVGSCTSCYVTTGAFSRSAVNHNAGCKTAMSNVVMALTVMVTLLFLMPLFVYTPNVVLGAIIIAAVIGLIDFPAVYQIWRMDKMDFLVCVCAFAGVIFISVQEGLAIAVGLSVFRVLMQITRPKMTVQGKIMGTDIYRDLHQYKEAQRVPGILILAIEAPINFANSNYLNERIKRWIEEENSTQNKQTELHVVILDLSAVPAIDTSGIAFLIDIKKSIEKRDLELVLVNPTGEVMEKIQRANVAQNHFRSDCLYLTTGEAVTSLSALAKMTKP